The DNA segment GCTGAATGAACGGCAGGCCGGCGGCTTCGAGCTATTGTTCGCCAACCGTGAGAAGCAATTGCGGTATTCCTGGCGGAGAACCGGTCCTCGGGTGGTGATCGTCGGTCAGCCGCAGGTGCTCGCCTTGCCCCTGGCTGACGGCACGTTTTGCCAATTGCAGCTCTTGGGACTGCCGGCTGACGCGCGAAACGACCTGCTGCCAACGCTCTTGTCGCTTTTGGAGACTCTTGCCGCGGTGGGACGATTGTCGGGGGAAGTCGTGCCGCCGGTTGAACTCGGCATCGACTTCCATCAAATCGCCGTGGAATTTGTCGGCCGCGCCGCTTGAGGCCCAGGGCAGGATCGGTCATGGAAGACGGCAGTCATGCTTTGCCCGACGTTCGTACGCTGGCCGGCTGGCGAACGATCGAGTCGACGACCGGTTGGCCGCGGCTGGCCGTCGGCGAATTCTGGCGGCATCGCGAGTTGCTCGGCTTCTTCCTGTGGCGCGACGTCAAGGTGCGCTATAAGCAGACGCTGCTGGGCGTGGCGTGGGCAGTTCTGCAACCGGCGGCCACGGTGACGATATTTAGCGTGGTTTTTGGCCGCTGGGCTCATCTACAGTCGGACGGCGCGCCTTATCCGGCCTTTTGCCTGGCAGGCCTTTTGCCGTGGATGCTCTTTGCCACCGGCGTCACGTCGGCCGCGAATTCGCTGGTCGGGAACGTGAACTTGATCACCAAGGTTTACTTCCCGCGCGTCCTGTTACCGCTTTCGAACGTGCTGGCGGCGCTTGTGGATTTTGGCGCGGCGCTTTTCATGGCGCTCGCTGTGCTCGGCTGGTATGGAACTATGCCGAGCGTTCGGTTGCTGCTGTTGCCGCTGCCGATTGTTCTGGTGCTGGCCACTGCGGCGGGCGCCGGCTTGTGGTTGGCCGCGCTCAATGCCCGCTATCGCGACGTACGTCACGCGCTGCCGTTTCTCGTGCAATTATGGATGTACAGCACGCCGATCGTTTATTCGCTGGCACTGGTACCGCCCGGGTGGCGGTCGGTTGCCGCGCTGAATCCGCTACTGACGGCCGTACAATGCTTTCGTTGCATCTTGTTGGGCGCTCCGGCGCCGGCGCTGGGGCTTGTGACAATATCGACATGCGCCGCGCTAGCGCTGCTGGCGACTGGGCTAACCGTGTTCCACCTCACCGAGCGTTCGGTCGCCGACACGATTTGAAGACTCATGTCCGATACGATCCTTCGCATCGAGCAACTCTCAAAATGCTATCGGCATGCCCGCGGGGCGCGCCGCCATGCGACCCTGCGCGATCGATTGGCGCGTATTGTGCGCGACACCGTGGACCGAGCAGCCCAGAAGCAAGCATGTAACGAGGAGGCGGATGCCTATTGGGCCCTGCGAGACGTTAGTTGCGACATTAGCCGCGGCGAAGTCTTCGGCCTGGCTGGTCCCAACGGCTCGGGCAAGAGTACGCTGCTGAAACTTCTGGCCCGCATCACCGAGCCCACGGCCGGCCGGGCCCTGATCCGGGGGCGCGTCGGCGCGCTCTTGGAAGTCGGCACCGGTTTTCACATGGAGCTCACGGGCCGAGAGAATGTCTATCTGAGTGGTGCAATCTTGGGCATGCGGCGGTCGCAGATTCGCAGCAACTTCGACGCCATCGTCGCCATGTCCGGCGTCGCGCAGTTTCTGGAGTTGCCGGTCAAGCGCTATTCCACCGGCATGTACCTGCGGCTGGCATTTTCCGTGGCGGCGCACTTGGAGAGCGAAATCCTGCTGCTCGACGAGGTGCTGGCCGTGGGAGATGCGGCCTTTCAGCAAACGTGCGAGGCGAAGATCCGCGAGCTGGCTCGCCTGGGTCGGACGATCCTGGTGGTCTCGCACGAAGCAGCCTTGCTGCGCCGCATTTGCGATCGCGTCATGCGGCTCGAGTGCGGACAGGTGCAGGCCATCGGGCATCCCGAGCGCGTCCTGCCCGCGGCGGCAGCGGCGGCCTGAATCGCCCACACGGTTCCGCTTCCTGATGCCGGCGCGGCCATGCCAGCATTCGATTCCCGGGATGCAGCCGACTCGGCGTTGACCCCTTCGGCACAAGCAGTTACTGTACGCCCCCCTGGCTGGGCCGTACCGCGAAGAGGCTCCGTGTCGTAAGCCCCGCGTCTGTTCTGCGAAGGTTCTTATGTCCGCGTCCAATGAGCTCGATGCCCTGGCGTTTGACGTACACGGACGTCGGTCATCGGGCGGCCGGACTTCACACGGCGCCGCGACCAGCCGCTTTGATCTCGACGTCGGAATCATCTATTCCGGCGAGCGCCATTTCATGACGCCGCTTGTGTCGTCGTTGGCCGATTCGGTGGGCGGTATCACCCCCCGCTTGATCCTGGTCGACAATGCCTCGGCCGATGGCGTCGCCGATTGGGCGCGGCCGATGCAGACCAAGGTTCTGCGTAACGAGAAGCCCCTCGGGTACGCGGCGAACCTGAATCGCATTCTTTCAGCCAGCACGTCCCGTTACGTGCTGCTGATGAACACGGACATGTATTTCGGCCCGGCCGACCAGTGCCTGGCCAAGATGGTCGCTTTCATGGATGAGCGACCGCGCACGGGCATAAGCATCTGCCAAATCTATCGACCGGACGGGAGCTATGGCTTTCCGGCACGCCGCTTTCCCACGCTGCGCACGATTGCCGCGCGACGCTTGGGGCTGGCACGCCTGCTCAAGAGGCCGCTGGGCGAGCACTTGTACCAAGACCGGCCGATCACCGACTGCTATCCGTGCGATTGGGTGAGCGGTTGTTTCATGCTCGTGCGCCGTGACGCCATTCAGGACGTGGGGCGGTTTGATGAGCGATACGTCAAATACTTCGAGGACGTGGATATCTGCCTGCGCATGGCGCGGGCCGGCTGGCAGGTGATGTTCAACGGCGGTACGCGTTGCTTTCACCACGAGCAGCGGGCCAGCCGCAAAGCATTTTCGCGCGATGCCTGGCGCCACGGCCGCGCCTACCTGCGCTGGCTGATGAAGTGGGGGCTGACGCTCCCCAGCTCGGGAGAATTGACCGCCAGCCGCGCCGAGGAATGGCTGACCACGGGCAAGCGCATTGACGCGGCGCACATCGTTGTCGGGCCTCCGCATGGCGGACTCAACCGCGACGCGGCAACTCAAGAAGCAACGGCCAATCGGCCGGCCGCGTAGTCGGCGGCTTACACGATCCCTTTGCGCACGGCCCACACGGCAGCCTGCGTGCGATCGTTGACGCCGATCTTGCGGAGCACGTGCTGTACGTGTTCTTTCACCGTCTCGACGCTGATCTCGAGGCTCTTGGCGATCTCCTTGTTCGACAGGCCGAGCGCCAGGTGACGGAGCACCTGCGTCTCGCGCTGCGTGAGCGAGGCTTCGTCGTCTTCGGTCTTCTTGCGCGTGGCCATCGTACCGGCCACCTTGCTCAGCTCGCCGTGGTCGCCCGTTCCCTCACGCGTGGTGACGGCGTGAATCGTCTCGAGCAACTGCTCGCGCGTGCAGCCCTTCAGCAAATAGTCGCTGGCACCCAGGGCGTTGGCCCGCGCGATGTACGTCGGATTATCGAAAGCCGACAGCATGACGACGCGGGTTTCGGGCAGGTCCTTGTGAATCTGCTCCAGCGCCGTGAGGCCGTCGTCGCCGCCGTCCATCATGCGAATGTCCAATAGCGCCACGTCTGGCTTGTGCTTGTGCGCCATCTCCACGGCTTCGCTGGGATGGCTGGCTTCGCAGATGATTTCCACATCGGTGCCGGCCAATAAGCTGGCTAAGCCTTGGCGAACCACTTCATGGTCGTCGGCGATCAATAGCCGTACGGTCATCAGAACACTCCTGGGGGGCGTCGCGTAGAGAGCACAGAGGTCATTCGACCCCTAAAAGTATTAGCGTAGCCACCCGGCGCAGGCGGAACAACCAATACGGCGCAACAGTTGTAACACGATCCTCACAACTGCTGGCTAATGAGCAGCTTGCCGCGTTGACCTGGCACATCGCGTGACGTAGATATTTGACGACACTTGCGGTCCCTTCTCCCCACGGACCTTGTCCGAGCCGCATTTGTCGCCCCGGCGGCCCTGCCGCTGGGGGGCAGGAAGAACGTTAAAGACGAATATAACGACGGCGATCGGGTGGCCCTCGAACCTCAAGGGGTACCGCCCGCAGCGCGTCGTTGTCGGCTGTCACCGGAACGCAGCCGCAGAAGATAAACAAGCGCGATGACCGCGACCGCTGCGCGAGGGACTTTGCGCTTGGTTTTCGGCCGCACGTCCGCGCCCGGGCGAGGCTTTCCCCATGAAGCGAGGGTCCTTGTTGCTGGTGGACGATGATCGTCCCCTGTTACAGTCCATGGCCGCATGGTTGCGCGAGCTGGGATTCAGCGTTGATGCGACAACCGGTGTGGCCGACGCCAACGCGGCCTTGGGCAAAAAGCAATACGACTTGGCGCTCGTCGATGTGCGCCTCGGTGACGGCGACGGCTTCGACATCCTGGCGCACTGCCGCGAGCAACGCCCGGGCACGGCCGTCATTCTGATGACCGGCTACGGTACCGTCGAAACCGCCGTCGAAGCGATTCGCGCCGGCGCCGCGGACCTGGTGACCAAGCCGATCGTCGACGACGAACTGGAGATGGCCATCGATCGCGCCATCAACCACCGCCGCGTCGTCGAAGAGAACAAGAATCTCAAGACTCAGCTCGACATCCGCTTCGGCATGGAGAGCATCGTCGGGCACGACTATCGCATGCGCCGCGTTTTCGAGATGGTGCAAAGCGTGGCCGACACTCGGGCCAGCGTTTTGATCACCGGCGAAAGCGGCACCGGCAAGTCGATGATCGCGCGGGCCATTCACCGGCAAAGCCGGCGGCGCGATAAACCTTTTGTCGAAGTGGCCTGCGGCGCGCTGCCCGAGACGTTGCTGGAAAGCGAGCTATTCGGCCACGTCGCCGGCGCGTTCACGAGCGCCGTCAGCGACAAAACGGGCAAATTCAAGCTGGCCGACGGCGGCACGATCTTCTTAGACGAGATCGCCACGGCCAGCCCGGCCATGCAGGTCAAGCTGCTGCGCGTGCTGCAAGACTTCGAGTTCGAGCAGGTCGGCGGCACGAAGACCTTCAAGGTCGACGCCCGGGTGATCCTCGCCACGAACGAGAGTCTGGAAGAACTGGTTCGAGCCGGGCGTTTCCGCCAGGATTTGTATTACCGGATCAACGTCATCAATGTCGAAATACCGCCGCTACGCGATCGCGTGGCGGATATCCCGCTTTTGGCCGCGCACTTCCTCCAGGACGTGTGCGAGGAGTGCGGCAAACAGGTGCCGGGCTTCACCGATGAATGCATGACCGCGCTTGAACACTATCACTGGCCCGGCAACGTACGCGAACTGGCCAACGTCATCGAGCGGGCCGTGCTGCTGGGCAAAGGCGGGCCGATCAGCGTCGAAGATCTGCCGGCGGCTACGGTCGCCGGTGGCAGCGGTCGCGCGCTGGAACCGGTGGCCGGCCGCACGCTCAAGCAAGCCCTCGAAGAACCCGAGCGGCGGATCATCCTGGAAGTGCTGGAAAGCAACCAATGGAACCGGCACGCCACGGCCGATTCCTTGGGCATCAACCGCACGACGCTGTACAAGAAGATGAAGCGGCTGGGGTTGGAAGACCGGCCCTTCGTGCGGATGTAATTCCGCCGAATGTAGGGTGCACTTTGCGCACCATGACCAAAAGAAAGTGCGTCGGTGCCCACAGGGCACCCTACGGCACACTGATGGGTGCCATGCTTTTTCGCCGCAGGCGAATAAGCATGCTGTATGAGCAGCCTATTTGAGGTGCATGGACAAGCGGAGTATCTCTTCGCCACGTCTGCCGACAATCAGTACGTTGGCGTCTTGCTGTCTCAGAAGTCGGCGAAGGCGGACGAGCCGCTCCCCAGCCACTTGAACACCGGCAATCTCGCTTATTGTGTCGCCGGGACGAATATCCGCCTCCGCTGCGGGACTCATTGCGTCGACCGTATCTACGACCACGATCCCATCGCGACGTATGATGTGCAACCCGCTCCGATCGATGGACTCCGGCTCGTTCAGTCGATTCGTGGGGCGGAGATATAGGCTTTTCTTCGGAAAATCGAACGTGACCACAAAACGTGATAGCAGTTGCATCCCAATGCGGTTTTCGTCGAAAACGGCTGTCGAGAATACTGGCCCCTTAGCGAGGTGCCCTCCGATGGGAAGTTCATCGAGCTGAACCATTGACTTAGATTCTATTTTATTGAGATCCTGAAAAAGAGCTGAACCGACGTCGCGCGCGCTGCCGTTGGCAATCCGTTGTTTCGCAAGGTACGACTTCAGGATGCCGTCGCCGCTCGCGCCTGTATCGATGGTGAACACCTTTGGAGATCTCCAGACGTTCTCGATCTTGATTTGTGGTTGCTGAAACTCGCCGAGCTTAAAGCGGATGGGCTCTTCGGGGACCGTGCCAAGATCTCCGAGGAGTTCACACACCCCGCGGTCGAAATCGATGCGGACGACTTTGTTAGATAGAAAGTCCATTCCGAGCAAGCCGTACAGTCGTTCGTCCCACGCCTCGCGGAAGCTTGTTAGATCGGCGCATACGACGCGACGTACCGTCGCACGAAGTTCTTCCTTGCCGATGCGCGCTTCGGGTGCTGCGGCCACTGCGACCTTGACCGGGCCAGATGGAGCGCGCAGCCATGTCGACTCGTCCGGTTCGAGGTCGATCAAGGATTTATCGATCACGGTCCTCGTGCAACCAGTATCGAGGATGAAGAAGTGGGTCGTCCCGGCAATTTGAACGGGAAGAAACACGCCGTCGCCGTCGTGGCCGATCGTAAAAGACTCGATGACCTCTTCACCGAGCGCCTTGGACCCTGTAGCAATTGAAAGTGACAGTAATGCGATCGCCAGACATACAGCGAACGCACACGCGATGATTTCGCAGGACTTGACGGAACGCATCACGAACCTCCATGCCGATATCCTTGACGTTTCTACGTCATCCGTTTTTCCGCCGCACTCCGCCCCATCCACCGATTGGCACTCCACAGCACCGCCAATAACACGGCCCATTGCGCCAATACGGTGCCCACGTTTTCGATCCGGTCGGGACGCAGCCATTCGACGAGCCGGGCGGAGAGGGCGAGCGACGCACCCTCCTTGGATTCGGCCGCCGGGAACGTCTGCCAGAAGAACCACGCCAGGAGCACGACTCCTTGCAGGGGAACCAGAATGCCCATGATCACGGTCCACCAGCGGCCGATCGTCATCTGGTTGCATGGCAGGTTGATGTAGCGACTGCGGAACTGCTCGAGCCCGTAGCGGGCCGCGACGAAGGCGAACATCAGGCCGCTGGGAATCAACGCCGTGGCCCACACCCAATCCTGGTTCTTGAGGAAATCGAGGCTCAAGGCGCTCGGCACGCCGCCGGCCAGACCCAGGACGCCAGCAATCACGAGCGCTCGGTTCCGCGTCAGGCCCAAGTCTTGCAGTCCGCGTACGGCCAACTCGACCATCGAGATCAGGGACATGAACGCCGCCATGAACAGCGCGGCGAAAAAGAAAATCATGAACAGTCCGCCCGCCGGCATGCGGGCAAACAGTTGTGGAAACCAGATAAAAGTTAATCCTTCGTTGCCGGCCCCGACGATCTGTTTTTCGGCCTCGGGCATGATGGCAAAGATCGTGCAAAGCACGGCCACGCCCGACAGGAGCGAGGCGATGTTGTTCCCGATTCCCAACAGGAAGCAATTGACGCTGCTGTCGTCTTTCTGACGGACATAAATCGCGTAGACCGTGATCAAACCCCAGCCCGAGCCGGTGTCCCAGGCGTTCTGTGTGAGTGCTTCGAGCCACATCCGGTAGTCGGCCAGTTGCGACCAATCGACCGTGAAGATGAAGGCTAACCCCTTCTCGGCACCGGGAAGCAGGACGGCCCG comes from the Pirellulales bacterium genome and includes:
- a CDS encoding response regulator transcription factor → MTVRLLIADDHEVVRQGLASLLAGTDVEIICEASHPSEAVEMAHKHKPDVALLDIRMMDGGDDGLTALEQIHKDLPETRVVMLSAFDNPTYIARANALGASDYLLKGCTREQLLETIHAVTTREGTGDHGELSKVAGTMATRKKTEDDEASLTQRETQVLRHLALGLSNKEIAKSLEISVETVKEHVQHVLRKIGVNDRTQAAVWAVRKGIV
- a CDS encoding aspartyl protease family protein, with amino-acid sequence MRSVKSCEIIACAFAVCLAIALLSLSIATGSKALGEEVIESFTIGHDGDGVFLPVQIAGTTHFFILDTGCTRTVIDKSLIDLEPDESTWLRAPSGPVKVAVAAAPEARIGKEELRATVRRVVCADLTSFREAWDERLYGLLGMDFLSNKVVRIDFDRGVCELLGDLGTVPEEPIRFKLGEFQQPQIKIENVWRSPKVFTIDTGASGDGILKSYLAKQRIANGSARDVGSALFQDLNKIESKSMVQLDELPIGGHLAKGPVFSTAVFDENRIGMQLLSRFVVTFDFPKKSLYLRPTNRLNEPESIDRSGLHIIRRDGIVVVDTVDAMSPAAEADIRPGDTISEIAGVQVAGERLVRLRRLLRQQDANVLIVGRRGEEILRLSMHLK
- a CDS encoding sigma-54 dependent transcriptional regulator — translated: MKRGSLLLVDDDRPLLQSMAAWLRELGFSVDATTGVADANAALGKKQYDLALVDVRLGDGDGFDILAHCREQRPGTAVILMTGYGTVETAVEAIRAGAADLVTKPIVDDELEMAIDRAINHRRVVEENKNLKTQLDIRFGMESIVGHDYRMRRVFEMVQSVADTRASVLITGESGTGKSMIARAIHRQSRRRDKPFVEVACGALPETLLESELFGHVAGAFTSAVSDKTGKFKLADGGTIFLDEIATASPAMQVKLLRVLQDFEFEQVGGTKTFKVDARVILATNESLEELVRAGRFRQDLYYRINVINVEIPPLRDRVADIPLLAAHFLQDVCEECGKQVPGFTDECMTALEHYHWPGNVRELANVIERAVLLGKGGPISVEDLPAATVAGGSGRALEPVAGRTLKQALEEPERRIILEVLESNQWNRHATADSLGINRTTLYKKMKRLGLEDRPFVRM
- a CDS encoding ABC transporter ATP-binding protein yields the protein MSDTILRIEQLSKCYRHARGARRHATLRDRLARIVRDTVDRAAQKQACNEEADAYWALRDVSCDISRGEVFGLAGPNGSGKSTLLKLLARITEPTAGRALIRGRVGALLEVGTGFHMELTGRENVYLSGAILGMRRSQIRSNFDAIVAMSGVAQFLELPVKRYSTGMYLRLAFSVAAHLESEILLLDEVLAVGDAAFQQTCEAKIRELARLGRTILVVSHEAALLRRICDRVMRLECGQVQAIGHPERVLPAAAAAA
- a CDS encoding sodium-dependent transporter; its protein translation is MDDQKSFSSRWALLFAMLSMAVGTGSIWRFPRILASNGGGTFLVPWVISLFLWSIPLIILEFGLGRGMRAGPLGSIVRLVGPKFAWMGAWITMAAVAIMFYYSVITGWVLEYLIVSCTGQLASADPQQFYDQFVAGPRPLVWHFVSMSLALLVIWRGVGAIERVTTLLLPSLFFLVVALAVRAVLLPGAEKGLAFIFTVDWSQLADYRMWLEALTQNAWDTGSGWGLITVYAIYVRQKDDSSVNCFLLGIGNNIASLLSGVAVLCTIFAIMPEAEKQIVGAGNEGLTFIWFPQLFARMPAGGLFMIFFFAALFMAAFMSLISMVELAVRGLQDLGLTRNRALVIAGVLGLAGGVPSALSLDFLKNQDWVWATALIPSGLMFAFVAARYGLEQFRSRYINLPCNQMTIGRWWTVIMGILVPLQGVVLLAWFFWQTFPAAESKEGASLALSARLVEWLRPDRIENVGTVLAQWAVLLAVLWSANRWMGRSAAEKRMT
- a CDS encoding glycosyltransferase — protein: MSASNELDALAFDVHGRRSSGGRTSHGAATSRFDLDVGIIYSGERHFMTPLVSSLADSVGGITPRLILVDNASADGVADWARPMQTKVLRNEKPLGYAANLNRILSASTSRYVLLMNTDMYFGPADQCLAKMVAFMDERPRTGISICQIYRPDGSYGFPARRFPTLRTIAARRLGLARLLKRPLGEHLYQDRPITDCYPCDWVSGCFMLVRRDAIQDVGRFDERYVKYFEDVDICLRMARAGWQVMFNGGTRCFHHEQRASRKAFSRDAWRHGRAYLRWLMKWGLTLPSSGELTASRAEEWLTTGKRIDAAHIVVGPPHGGLNRDAATQEATANRPAA
- a CDS encoding ABC transporter permease codes for the protein MEDGSHALPDVRTLAGWRTIESTTGWPRLAVGEFWRHRELLGFFLWRDVKVRYKQTLLGVAWAVLQPAATVTIFSVVFGRWAHLQSDGAPYPAFCLAGLLPWMLFATGVTSAANSLVGNVNLITKVYFPRVLLPLSNVLAALVDFGAALFMALAVLGWYGTMPSVRLLLLPLPIVLVLATAAGAGLWLAALNARYRDVRHALPFLVQLWMYSTPIVYSLALVPPGWRSVAALNPLLTAVQCFRCILLGAPAPALGLVTISTCAALALLATGLTVFHLTERSVADTI